CCCCATGTCCACCGACCGGACCGGTGAGCTGACCGAAACCGCGTTGCGCCACAGCGGTTTCCGAGTCCACGCCCTGCCCACCCTGACCGACGTCGACACCTACGCCGACGCCATCGCGGTCGCGGCGGTCTCGCGCGGCCGCTTCGCCCGCTCGGTCGCCGAACTGGTAGGACCGAAAACGCCTGTACCCCTTTGAGATCGACCCGGAAGGAGCCCGCGGTGCACACCGACGACACCGAAACCGCGGACACCGAGCGCGAACCCGCCGTCTCGTCCGATTCCGGCTCCCTGCTGCCGCCGCTGCTGACCGAGCGCATCTCCCCGGCCCGGTCCACCGCGGTGGCGGCGCGGGCCGGGATCGCGCTCGGCGCCGGCATCACGATCCTGTTCGTGACCGGCATCCTGAGCCATCTGATTCAGCATCCGCCGGACTGGTTCTGGTGGCCCGCGCATCCGGTGTGGCTGTACCGGGTCACCCAGGGCACGCACGTGACGGTCGGGGTCATGATGATTCCGCTGCTGCTGGTGAAGCTGTGGGCAGTGTATCCGCGGTTCTTCCGCAAGCCGTCGCTGCGGCGGGCGCTGCCCGAGGCGCTGGAGCGGGCGTCGGTGGCGGTGCTGATCGGGGCCGTGCTGTTCCAGATCGTGACCGGGCTGTTCAATACGGCGCAGTTCTATCCGTGGAAGTTCTTCTTCACCACCACCCACCACGCCATGGCCTATGTGGCGTTCGGTGCGGTGCTGGTGCATCTGGCGGTGAAGCTTCCCGTTGTGCGGCAAGCACTTTCGCGGCCCGCAACGGCCAACAGTGCTGAACCCGTCGCCGATGCCGAGGCGCCGGATGCGCCACGCGCGGGAGTTTCCCGCCGCACGGTGCTGACCGCGGCGGGCGTGGGCTCGCTGGCGGTGGGCCTCGCGGTGATCGGCCAGTCGGTGCCGCTGCTGCACCGGGTGTCGCTGCTCGCCCCACGCAGTGGCGAAGGCCCGCAAGGAGTTCCGATCAACCGGACCGCCGCGGCGGCCGCCGTCACCGACACGGCCCGCTCGCCCCAGTACACCCTCACCGTGAAAGTCGATGGCCGCGAACGCGCTTTCTCCCGTGCCGACCTGGCGGCGCTGCCCCAGTACGACAGCGTGCTGCCCATCGCCTGCGTGGAAGGCTGGAGCGCGACCGGCCACTGGTCCGGGGTCCGGCTGCGTGATCTGCTCGCCGCGGTCGGCGAATATCGCGGCGGCGACGTGCGTTTCGTCTCCCTGGAGACGACCGGCATCTACGGCTCCTCGGTGTTGCCACGCACCCACGTGCTGGACGCCTCCACCCTGGTCGCCCTGCGACTGGGCGGACAGGACCTCACGCTCGACCACGGCTATCCGTGCCGCCTGATCGCCCCGAACCGTCCGGGCGTCCTGCAGACCAAATGGCTGCGCTCGATCGAGGAACTCTCATGACCGTCATTCGAATCCTGTTGGGCGCGTTCGGCATCGGCGTCGCCGTCTACGGCATCGAACTGCTGCTGAAGATGAGCGCCACCGATCTGCGGTCGGTGGCCGCCTGGTTCGTCGGCGCGATCCTCGCCGAGAACCTGATCTTCGGCCCCCTGGCCGCCCTGGCCGGTGTGCTCGGCCACTACGTGCTCCCGCCCCGCTGGTGGCCCGCCTACACGGTGGGCGCATGCACCAGCCTCGCCCTGATCCTGGTCGCGGTCCCGGTGCTCGGCCGTGGTGGCGCGGTGCCCGGCAACGACACCATCCTCGACCGCGACTACCCGCTGGGCCTGCTCGCGGCCCTGGCGGTGGTGTGGGCCGCGGTCGCCGCCTACCTGCTGGTCAGCGGCCGTCGGACGCGAGCAGCGGCAGCCGGACCTCGAAACGCGCACCCCGCGAACGATTCCGGACACTGAGCTCACCGCCGTGCGCCGCCGCCAGCCCCGCCGCGATGGCCAGCCCCATCCCGCTGGAGCTGCCGAGTTCGGCCGCGCCGGGGGAGCGGGCGGAGCTGCCGCGGTACCCCGCCTCGAAGATGCGCGGCAGATCGGCGTCCGCGATGCCGGGGCCGGTGTCGTCGACCCGCGCCCACGCCTGCCCCGCGTCCGTGCCCGCCGAGAGATCGATGCGGCCGCCCGGCGGCGTGTGGGCGATCGCATTGGCGACCAGGTTGGTCAGCACCCGCCCCAGCGCCCGATCACTGCCGGCCACCAGGATCTTGTCCTCGGGTTGCGTTGCGGCCAAGGCGATTCCGGCGCGTTCGGCGGTTGCCCGGTTGGCGGCGAGCACCTCGTCGACGACCTCGCGCAGATCCACCGGCTCGAGCCGTAACCGCAGCGCCCCCGCGTTGATCTTCGACATCTCGAACAGATCGTCCACCATCGACGAGAGCCGATTCGTCTCGCGCACAATCTGTTCCGCGTAGCGCGCCACCTCGTCCGGCGCCGACACCACCCCGTCGACGAGTGCCTCGCCCATGGCGCGAATCCCCGCCAGCGGGGTGCGCAGGTCGTGGCTGACCCAGGCCACCAGTTCCCGGCGCGACGCCTCGGCGGCCCGCTCCTGTTCGAGCATCTCGCGTTCCCACACCATGGTGCGCGCCTGCGCGCGGCCCAGCAGGATGGCCGCGGGCACCGTCACCGCGGTCACCACCGCCAAAACCACGGCGGTGCGCTCGAATTCGGCGCCGAACATGAGATCGCTGACCGCCACCACCCCGCACAGGGTGGCGAGCGTGGGGATGAGGACCAGCACGGCCATGCTGGTGGTGACGGCGCGATTGCGGGTGTAGCGCAGCAGCAGCGCCCCGATCGCCACCACCGGCAGGGTGCTCGCCAGCGCATACCCGATGAGCCCGGGCGTATCAGTCGGCACCGGACGTACCCTCCGCGAGATCGGCTCGGCCCCACGCGTATCCGCGTCCCCACACCGTTTCGATGCGGTGCGCGGCGCCCAGCTTGGCGCGCAATCGCTTCACGTGCACGGTGACCGTCGACAGGTCACCGAAATTCCACCCCCACACCTCCGCCAGCAGTTCCTGGCGGCTGAACACCCGCCGCGGATGCGCCAGCAGGAAGACCAGCAGATCGAATTCGCGGGCGGTCAACTCGATCGGCATCCCGTCGGCGACCACCGTGCGCGCCGCCCGATTCAACTCCACGCCGTCGGCCCGCAGTATTTCCGTCGTCACCGGCTGCTGCACCTGGGTGCGCCGCAGCACCGAGGCCACCCGCAACGCCAGCTCCCGCGGACTGAACGGCTTGGTCACGTAGTCGTCCGCGCCCGCCTGCAATCCGATCACCCGATCGTCTTCCTCGCCGAGCGCGGTCAGCAGGATGATCGGCGTCTGCGGATGCGCGCCCGCCCGCACCGCCCGGGTCAGCTCGATCCCGTCCGGCGCGGGCATCATCACGTCGAGCACGGCCAGATCGATCTCGTTGCGCGCCAGCACCGCCGCCGTCGCCGCCCCATCCGCGGTCTCGACGACCTCGAGCCCGTCCCGCTCCAGATATCGCCGCACCACCTCGCGCACCACCGGATCGTCGTCCGCCACCAGAATCCGCATACCCCACCCTAGGTCGGCGTGGTGCCCGAACCACTGGTCGAGCCCGTTTCCGGGCTCGCCGTCACGAATCCGTCATGGCCGTCGCGGTGATGTGCGCGGCGGTTGCCGGCGGGCGGCCCTACGCTTCTGCACGTGAGCAGTGAAATGTCCGGTTCAGCGGTGGAGATGGAGGCGGAGGGCGGGCAGGTCCGGGCCTCCACGCTGGAACTGTTCTTCGACCTGGTGTTCGTCTTCACCATCACGCAGTTGACGCATGTGTTCACTCATCATCCCGGCTGGCGGGAGGTGGGGGAGGTGGCGTTGATGTTCGCCATCATCTGGTGGATGTACAGCGGGTACGTCTTCCTCACCAACGAGGTCGCGCCCAACAGCTCGGCGCGGCGAACATTCCTGCTGGTCGGCATGTTCGGCTTCTTCGTCATCGCCATCGCGATTCCCGACGCCTTCCACGGCACCGGCCTGGTCTTCGGCCTCGGCTATCTGGTGGTGAATCTGGTGCACACGCTCATGTTCGCGACCGCGGGCGGCGCGCGAGCCAGCGCGGCGATGCTGCGCCTCGGACCGCTGAACACGCTGACAGCCGGACTGGTGGTGGCCGGCGGGCTCACCCACGACCGGGTGCGCGCCGTGCTCTGGGCGGTCGCGATCGTGATCCAGATCGTCACCCCGTACCTGATCAGGTCCGACGGATTCGCGGTGCGCCCCAGCCACTTCTGCGAACGTCACGGCCTGGTGATCATCATCGCGCTGGGCGAATCGGTGGTGGCCATCGGCGCCAACCTGGCGGGCATGGACCTGACCGTCGGCCTGATCGCCAGCGTCGCCCTCGGCCTCACCCTCGGTTACGTGCTGTGGTGGGCCTACTTCGGCATGGACGACGAACGCGGCGAGCACGCGCTGACCGCGATTCCCGGCCCGCTGCGGCCCCGGCCCGCCGTCCTGGCCTACGGGTACGCGCTGTTCGTGATCCTGCTCGGCATCATCCTCACCGCGGCCGGGATCGCCATGACCATCGCGCACGGCAACCAGCCCGCGAGCACGGCCGCGGCGCTGGCGCTTTCGGGCGGCGTGGCCCTGTTCTTCCTGGGCCAGTGCGCCTTCCGCTTGGTGCTGCACCTGCCGCGCCCGTGGTGGCGGCTGCTCGCGGCGGTGTGCGTGCTCGCCACCGCGTTCGTCGGAATCGGCTGGGTGGCTTGGGGACAGCTCGCGGTGCTGATCGTGGTCGCCTACGGATTCGTCATCGCCGACGATCTGCTGGCCGTGCGCACCGGTGAGGACAGCTCGTACGTGCGCCCGGAGACCTCGACCGTCGGGCGCTTCGTGACGCGAAACCAGAAGCAGTAGCCGGAATTCCGCCGTCGGTCAGCGCCGAGCAGCGAGCCGGGGCTCAATCCCGTTGCGGCAGTGCGCATCCGTCGGGTCCGCAGGCGTCGCCGTCGGCGACCATCGCCAGCTCCGGCGCCTGATCGCGCCATGCCTGCTCGAGCGCCTGGGCGAACACCTCCGGCGGCTGCGCCCCCGACACCCCGTACTTGCGGTCCAGGACGAAGAACGGCACACCGCGCGCGCCCAGCCGGGCGGCCTCGGCCTCGTCGGCGCGCACCGCGTCGGCGTAGGCCTCCGGATCGGTGAGCACGTCTCGCACGGCTTGCTCGTCGAAGCCGGCCGACACCGCGACCCGGACCAGCCGTTCGGTATCCCCGAACAGGGGCTCCGCCTCCGCGAAATTGGCGGCGTACAGGGCGTCGAGCAACTGCTCCTGACGACCCTGCGCCAGCGCGAAATGCAGCAGCCGATGCATGTCGAAGCTGCTGCCGAAGTCGCGACCCTCGACCTGATACGGCAATCCCATCGCCGCGGCCTGCGCGCCGATGCCGCGCTCGTTGGCGGCGGCCTGCGCCTCGCTGATGCCGTACTTCTCGGCGATGTGCGGCACCACCGCATCGCTGTGCCCGTGCGGCAGGGTCGGATCCAGCTCGAAGGACTTGTGCACCACGGTGACGTCGTCCCGATGCGCGAAATCCGCGAGCGCCTCCTCGAAACGCCGCTTGCCCAGGTAGCAGAACGGGCAGTTGATATCGGTCCAGATCTCGACCTGTACGGCCATCACACCTCACTCGGACGCTGTTTTCGCAGGCCGGAGGGGTCCGGCCACCCTGATGCCAACCGGCGACCGAGCCTGAATGTTCCACTGTGACTCAGGACACAGCGATGGATTGTCACGTTCGGCGGGGCTGTCCTGTCTCATGCCCGACCCAGCAGCGACGACTACTTCGGAGCCAAAGATGAACGCCAACACCACCACCCAGCGGATCGTCGTCCTCGGCGCCGGTTACACCGGGATGATGGCCGCCGTCCGACTGGCACGCCGCACCCGCAAGATGGATGTGCGGATCACACTGGTCAACCCGTCGGAGCGGTTCACCGAGCGGTTGCGCATGCACCAGATCGCCGCCGGACAGCAACTCGCCGACTACCGCATCCCCGCGATCCTGGCGGGGTCGGGCGTGGTCTTCCGTCGGGCCGCCGCCGTCGCGATCGACCCCGAGGCCCGCGTCGTCACCCTCGACGACGCCACCGAACTGGTCTACGACCACCTCGTCTACGCGCTGGGCAGCGTCACCGACACCTCGAACGTCCCCGGCGCCGACCAGCACGCCTGGACCCTCGACGACCCCCGGCTGGCACACCGCTTCGCGCGGCGGCTGGCCGAAATCGCCACGGCCGCGGGCACGGTGACCGTCGTCGGCGGCGGGCTGACCGGTATCGAGGCCGCCGCCGAGGTCGCCGAAGCGCATCCGGGGCTGACCGTCACGCTGGTCAGCGCCGAACAGCCCGGCCACATGATGGGCGACCGGGCCCGCGCGCACCTGGTGCGTGTCCTCGACCGGCTGGGGGTCGTCCGCAAGGTCGGCGTCAAGGTCGCCAAGGTGCTGCCCGACGCCGTGCGTTTGGACACCGGCGAACTCGTCGCCTCGGATCTGACCCTGTGGACCACCGGCGTGCGGGTCGCGCCGCTGGCCGCGCAGGCCGGAATCGTCGTGGACGAGCACGGACTCATCGTCACCGACCCGGCGCTGCGCTCGGTCTCGCACCCCGAGATCCGCGCCATCGGCGACGCCGCCGCGATCCGCATGGCCTGGGGTCAGGTCCACGGCACCTGCCAGACCGGTATGGCCGGAGCCGCGTACGCCGCGGACGCCCTGGCGAAGCAGCTGCGCGGAAAGACGGTGCAGCCCTTCCGGATCGGCTACTTCCACCAGCCGGTCAGCCTGGGGCGACGCGACGCGGTCATCCAGTTCACCCACGCCGACGACACCCCGAATCGCTGGTATCTGAAGGGCAAGGCGGCCTGCGCGTACAAGGCCATGGTTAGCGGCAGCCCGGTGCCCACCTACAAGTTGAGCAAGCACCTGACCATGCGGGCCCAGCTGTCGAACGGCGGTCGCGCGACCCGCGACATCGCAGGACGCGACGACCGTCTTCGGGTGAGGTAGGTATGACGCCATGCAGGACGCTTCCACAGATCCCTTCGTCGAGCACCGCCGGCTCCTTTTCGGCACCGCCTACCACATGCTCGGCACCGTCACCGACGCGGAAGACGTCCTGCAGGACGCCTGGATCAAATGGCATGCGGCGGACCGGGATTCGGTCACACATCCCAAGTCGTACCTGGTCCGCACCGTCACCAATCTCGCGCTCAACCGGCTCACCTCCGCCCGCGCCACCCGCGAGACCTATGTCGGTCCGTGGCTGCCGGAACCGCTGCTGACCACTACGACCGACGCCGCCGAGGAGACCGAGATGGCCGACACCGTGTCGACGGCGATGCTGGTCGTCCTGGAAACCCTCAGCCCGGTCGAGCGCGCCGTGTTCGTGCTGCGGGAGGTCTTCGGCTACTCGCACGCCGAGATCGCCGGGTTCCTGGACCGCCCCGAGTCCACCGTCCGCCAGCTCGCGCTGCGCGCCCGCGACCACGTGCACGCCCGCCGCCCGCGCTTCGACGCCGACGAGCACACCCGCGCCGAGGTCACCGCGAAATTCCTGGCCGCGGCGCAGGGCGGAGACGTCAACGCGCTCATGGAATTGCTGGCGCCGGAGGTGACGCTGTGGAACGACGGCGGCGGCAAGGTGACCGCGGCGCGGCGGCCGCTGTACGGGCCGGATCATGTGGCCCGCTGGATGCTGGGTGCGATGGCCAAGCCGAGCAGCGCGGGTGTCCGACTCGAGCCCGCGGTCATCAATGGCGAGCTCGGGCTGCTCTCGATTCTCGGTGACTACCGGGTCGGTGCGCTGACCTTCGATATTCGCGACGGTTTCATCGAAAACATTCGCTTCCAAGTCAATCCGGACAAACTCGTCGGTATTCAAAGCGGGTCATGAATCGGCCGGCGAATCGGTCGGTTGACAGGAATCCGGGTTCGCCGCGCGATTCCTCGGCTACTGTTCGGTGCTCGCCGGAGGCGTCCGCCTCCCGGTTCGACATCGTTTCCGTGCAAGGGATTTCGAAGTGATCGGCTTGACCACGCGCCGGGTGGCGCGACATATCCTGCCCTGGGCCGCCGCGGCCTTCATCGGCGCGAGCACCGCGCTCGCAGCACCGGCCACCGCCGTGCCGGTTCTGCACACCGCTTGCGCCGCAAGCGAATACGAGAACAGCGACGGTGCGTGCGTGCAGCGTCCGCAGCAGGGCGCCACCGCACCGGACGGGGCGACCGCGCACTGCAAGGACGGCAGCTGGAGCTTCAGCCAGCACCGTCGCGGTACCTGCTCCGGACACGGCGGCGTGTCCGAGTGGCTGTGACCGTCGCGTAGCGGATCGGGCGGCTGAGCGTCGCCCGCCCTCCCGAGAGGGCGGTGCGGTGCGCACGCGGCGTTGCGGAACAATGGGTCGGCGTGGGAGCCGAAGAACTTGCCGTCGAACCCCTGCGTGCCGCCCGGCGACTGCTCGGCGGCATCCTGCGCTCGGGTCCGGTCGGCATGCGCATCGTCGAGGTCGAGGCCTACGGCGGCGACCCCGCCGGACCCTGGCCCGACCCGGCCGCCCACTCGTTTCGCGGTCCCACGCCCCGCAACACCGTGATGTTCGGACCGCCCGGCATTCTGTACGTCTATTTCAGCTACGGCATGCACACCTGCGTCAACGTCACCAGCGGACCCGACGGCGTCGCCAGCGCGGTCCTCGTCCGGGCGGGAGAGATCGTCGACGGTCTCGAACTCGCCCGCGGTCGCCGCCCCGCCGCCAAAACCGACGCCGGTCTGGCCCGCGGTCCGGGCAATGTCGGCAGCGCCCTCGGAATCGGCCTGGACGACTACGGAACTCGGCTCTTCGATCCGGCCGCGCCCATTCGCCTCGAACTCGGACCCGAAATCACCGATGTGGCAGCGGTTTCCGCCGGCCCGCGAGTCGGGGTCAGCGTCGCGGCCGACCGGCCCTGGCGACTGTGGCTCCCGGATTCCCCGGCCGTCTCGGCATATCGCCGCAGTCCCCGGGCGCCGCGGTTGGAACGGCCCGCCTAGCCGGTCGGCAGGGAACCGTCCCGATGCCGCCGGATCCCCGCCAAACGGCTGCCCGGGCCGGCAGAAGGACTACCGTGGGTGGAATCGACACCTCGCCCCTAGGTGGAAGCCCATGTTCGAACGGTTCACCGACACCGCCCGTCACGCCATCGTCCTGGCGCAGGAGGAAGCCCGCGCCCTCGCGCACGACTGGATCGGCACGGAACACCTGCTGCTCGGCCTGCTGCGCGGCGGCGACCCGATCGCGGCGGGCTGCCTGGAAGGTCTCGGGGTCGACATGTCCACCGCCCGCGACCGCGTCGACCAGGCCGTCGGTCCCCAGCCAAGCCCCGCCCCGCCCGGCCCCATCCCCTTCACCCCGCGCTCCAAGAAGATCCTCGAGATGTCGCTGCGCGAGGCAATGCGCCTGGGCCACAACTACATCGGCCCCGAACACATTCTGCTGGCCCTGGTCGAGGAGGGCTCCGGCATCGCGCCCCAGGTCCTGCTGAGCCTGGGCGCCACCCCCGACGAGGTCCGCGCCCGAGTCCTCACCGCCATCCGCGAAGCCCCGGGCCCTCACCACCACCCGGAACCCGACCTCCACCAACGCATCTCGACCCTCGAGCACCGCATCACCGCCCTCGAACGCCAACTCGGACTCACCCCCGGCGCCACCGCCCTGGAAGCCCGCGTCGCCGACCTCGAACGCCGCCTGACCCCCGACCCGAACGCCGACGGCGACCACACCGCCTGAGGCCACACTCGGCTGCCCCTGGCCGAACGTTGTCGACGATGACCACTCGGGCCGACCACTCCGCCCGAGTGGTGGAGGGCCTCGGGAAAGCCCCGGTCGAGCCCGGCGCAGCCGCTGAGCTCCGCCGGGCCGGGGCTCCGATTCGCTAGGCGGAGACCGTCTGTGGCGCCGCTGTGCGTGCGGCGGCGGCTCGCGCGGCGGCGGCCGTTGCGCGCGAGGCGGTTTCGGCTTCGGCGAACGTCCAGGACACGGTGTCGTCGCAGCGGTATTCCAGGTAGGCGGCGGTCGAGCCCGCGGGTTCGACACTGTGTGTGGTCACCGACAGCACTTCGATCGGGCGGCCGTGCTCGGCCATCGCAGCGACCACCTCGTCGATCGTCGCGCCGCTGGGGAATTGCGGTGCGGAACCGTCCGTCGGGTTCGCCGCATAGGTGGCGCTGAACAGCTCCCACAGAGTGCGGGCCGATACCTCGGTGCCGGTCGCGTCGGTGTGCCGCTGCACATGTCGCGCGAAGTCGATCTGCAGGCGGCGGGGCAGGTCCAGGCCGTACTCCGACTGCAACAGGTAGGCGATGCCGCCCTTACCG
This sequence is a window from Nocardia yunnanensis. Protein-coding genes within it:
- a CDS encoding molybdopterin-dependent oxidoreductase, coding for MHTDDTETADTEREPAVSSDSGSLLPPLLTERISPARSTAVAARAGIALGAGITILFVTGILSHLIQHPPDWFWWPAHPVWLYRVTQGTHVTVGVMMIPLLLVKLWAVYPRFFRKPSLRRALPEALERASVAVLIGAVLFQIVTGLFNTAQFYPWKFFFTTTHHAMAYVAFGAVLVHLAVKLPVVRQALSRPATANSAEPVADAEAPDAPRAGVSRRTVLTAAGVGSLAVGLAVIGQSVPLLHRVSLLAPRSGEGPQGVPINRTAAAAAVTDTARSPQYTLTVKVDGRERAFSRADLAALPQYDSVLPIACVEGWSATGHWSGVRLRDLLAAVGEYRGGDVRFVSLETTGIYGSSVLPRTHVLDASTLVALRLGGQDLTLDHGYPCRLIAPNRPGVLQTKWLRSIEELS
- a CDS encoding sensor histidine kinase, whose protein sequence is MPTDTPGLIGYALASTLPVVAIGALLLRYTRNRAVTTSMAVLVLIPTLATLCGVVAVSDLMFGAEFERTAVVLAVVTAVTVPAAILLGRAQARTMVWEREMLEQERAAEASRRELVAWVSHDLRTPLAGIRAMGEALVDGVVSAPDEVARYAEQIVRETNRLSSMVDDLFEMSKINAGALRLRLEPVDLREVVDEVLAANRATAERAGIALAATQPEDKILVAGSDRALGRVLTNLVANAIAHTPPGGRIDLSAGTDAGQAWARVDDTGPGIADADLPRIFEAGYRGSSARSPGAAELGSSSGMGLAIAAGLAAAHGGELSVRNRSRGARFEVRLPLLASDGR
- a CDS encoding response regulator transcription factor, whose amino-acid sequence is MRILVADDDPVVREVVRRYLERDGLEVVETADGAATAAVLARNEIDLAVLDVMMPAPDGIELTRAVRAGAHPQTPIILLTALGEEDDRVIGLQAGADDYVTKPFSPRELALRVASVLRRTQVQQPVTTEILRADGVELNRAARTVVADGMPIELTAREFDLLVFLLAHPRRVFSRQELLAEVWGWNFGDLSTVTVHVKRLRAKLGAAHRIETVWGRGYAWGRADLAEGTSGAD
- a CDS encoding low temperature requirement protein A, whose product is MSSEMSGSAVEMEAEGGQVRASTLELFFDLVFVFTITQLTHVFTHHPGWREVGEVALMFAIIWWMYSGYVFLTNEVAPNSSARRTFLLVGMFGFFVIAIAIPDAFHGTGLVFGLGYLVVNLVHTLMFATAGGARASAAMLRLGPLNTLTAGLVVAGGLTHDRVRAVLWAVAIVIQIVTPYLIRSDGFAVRPSHFCERHGLVIIIALGESVVAIGANLAGMDLTVGLIASVALGLTLGYVLWWAYFGMDDERGEHALTAIPGPLRPRPAVLAYGYALFVILLGIILTAAGIAMTIAHGNQPASTAAALALSGGVALFFLGQCAFRLVLHLPRPWWRLLAAVCVLATAFVGIGWVAWGQLAVLIVVAYGFVIADDLLAVRTGEDSSYVRPETSTVGRFVTRNQKQ
- a CDS encoding DsbA family oxidoreductase; protein product: MAVQVEIWTDINCPFCYLGKRRFEEALADFAHRDDVTVVHKSFELDPTLPHGHSDAVVPHIAEKYGISEAQAAANERGIGAQAAAMGLPYQVEGRDFGSSFDMHRLLHFALAQGRQEQLLDALYAANFAEAEPLFGDTERLVRVAVSAGFDEQAVRDVLTDPEAYADAVRADEAEAARLGARGVPFFVLDRKYGVSGAQPPEVFAQALEQAWRDQAPELAMVADGDACGPDGCALPQRD
- a CDS encoding NAD(P)/FAD-dependent oxidoreductase translates to MNANTTTQRIVVLGAGYTGMMAAVRLARRTRKMDVRITLVNPSERFTERLRMHQIAAGQQLADYRIPAILAGSGVVFRRAAAVAIDPEARVVTLDDATELVYDHLVYALGSVTDTSNVPGADQHAWTLDDPRLAHRFARRLAEIATAAGTVTVVGGGLTGIEAAAEVAEAHPGLTVTLVSAEQPGHMMGDRARAHLVRVLDRLGVVRKVGVKVAKVLPDAVRLDTGELVASDLTLWTTGVRVAPLAAQAGIVVDEHGLIVTDPALRSVSHPEIRAIGDAAAIRMAWGQVHGTCQTGMAGAAYAADALAKQLRGKTVQPFRIGYFHQPVSLGRRDAVIQFTHADDTPNRWYLKGKAACAYKAMVSGSPVPTYKLSKHLTMRAQLSNGGRATRDIAGRDDRLRVR
- a CDS encoding RNA polymerase sigma-70 factor, whose product is MQDASTDPFVEHRRLLFGTAYHMLGTVTDAEDVLQDAWIKWHAADRDSVTHPKSYLVRTVTNLALNRLTSARATRETYVGPWLPEPLLTTTTDAAEETEMADTVSTAMLVVLETLSPVERAVFVLREVFGYSHAEIAGFLDRPESTVRQLALRARDHVHARRPRFDADEHTRAEVTAKFLAAAQGGDVNALMELLAPEVTLWNDGGGKVTAARRPLYGPDHVARWMLGAMAKPSSAGVRLEPAVINGELGLLSILGDYRVGALTFDIRDGFIENIRFQVNPDKLVGIQSGS
- a CDS encoding DUF3761 domain-containing protein; protein product: MIGLTTRRVARHILPWAAAAFIGASTALAAPATAVPVLHTACAASEYENSDGACVQRPQQGATAPDGATAHCKDGSWSFSQHRRGTCSGHGGVSEWL
- a CDS encoding DNA-3-methyladenine glycosylase, producing the protein MGAEELAVEPLRAARRLLGGILRSGPVGMRIVEVEAYGGDPAGPWPDPAAHSFRGPTPRNTVMFGPPGILYVYFSYGMHTCVNVTSGPDGVASAVLVRAGEIVDGLELARGRRPAAKTDAGLARGPGNVGSALGIGLDDYGTRLFDPAAPIRLELGPEITDVAAVSAGPRVGVSVAADRPWRLWLPDSPAVSAYRRSPRAPRLERPA
- a CDS encoding Clp protease N-terminal domain-containing protein; amino-acid sequence: MFERFTDTARHAIVLAQEEARALAHDWIGTEHLLLGLLRGGDPIAAGCLEGLGVDMSTARDRVDQAVGPQPSPAPPGPIPFTPRSKKILEMSLREAMRLGHNYIGPEHILLALVEEGSGIAPQVLLSLGATPDEVRARVLTAIREAPGPHHHPEPDLHQRISTLEHRITALERQLGLTPGATALEARVADLERRLTPDPNADGDHTA